A portion of the Sphingorhabdus pulchriflava genome contains these proteins:
- the phaR gene encoding polyhydroxyalkanoate synthesis repressor PhaR yields the protein MARKASSGQDGDPVIIKKYANRRLYNTQSSKYITLDFLAELTRKDVEFKVLDAKTGEDITHSVLTQIIMEEENGGKSMLPVNFLRQIIALYGDSMQGLVPQFLESSMDNFRKNQKQVQDVIENALTSGPFGHIAKQNIEMMRAARDALVPNLGNLGGKKEKSDENLDDLKRQMAELQAKIDRLSKD from the coding sequence ATGGCACGCAAGGCATCATCGGGGCAGGACGGCGATCCCGTCATCATCAAGAAATATGCGAACCGACGGCTCTACAACACCCAGTCTTCGAAATATATTACACTCGACTTTCTTGCCGAACTGACGCGCAAGGATGTTGAATTCAAAGTGCTCGATGCCAAAACAGGTGAGGACATCACTCACAGCGTTCTGACCCAGATCATCATGGAAGAAGAAAATGGCGGCAAGAGCATGCTGCCAGTTAACTTCCTACGCCAGATTATCGCGCTTTACGGGGATTCGATGCAGGGCCTCGTCCCGCAATTCCTCGAAAGCTCGATGGACAATTTCCGCAAAAACCAGAAACAGGTTCAGGATGTCATCGAAAATGCGCTGACTTCCGGCCCATTTGGTCACATCGCCAAGCAGAATATCGAAATGATGCGTGCCGCGCGCGATGCGTTGGTTCCCAATCTCGGTAATCTGGGCGGCAAAAAAGAAAAGTCTGACGAAAACCTCGACGATCTGAAACGCCAGATGGCCGAGTTGCAGGCGAAGATCGACAGACTCTCCAAAGACTAG
- a CDS encoding phosphotransferase family protein has product MSLPVLSRDEITAEWLTAMLRGKGHDVAIASIEAKAIGTGQVGATYRIALNFDANPDGFPPTIVAKLPSNDELSRTTGKSHLTYLRESRFYQTFAGKKPMAVPDHLYIAFDEDSHAFTLIMHDLPNHVQGNQLGEPSREEALLAVDAAASIHAAWWGDPMLDTLDWPNGTKAVPPQLDSDVLFGMFWPAFCDRYGDRVNANMRTVGEAFLGKLNANYDTRQSPRCLTHNDFRPDNMLFNVGDPVKPIVIVDWQTTGVGIGVGDIAYYTGTAFDAGHRRDIEEELLARYKAQLISRGVPEPDLEHIHDDYCRSAVAGFLMGVTAAMVVERTDRGDDMFLAMARRSAAMVLDHGAKALPQ; this is encoded by the coding sequence ATGAGCCTGCCGGTCCTGTCGCGTGACGAGATTACTGCAGAGTGGCTGACAGCCATGCTGCGTGGCAAAGGCCATGATGTAGCGATCGCATCGATCGAAGCCAAGGCCATCGGCACTGGTCAGGTAGGTGCCACCTATCGCATCGCCTTGAACTTTGATGCAAATCCCGACGGTTTTCCGCCAACAATCGTCGCCAAGCTGCCGTCCAATGATGAGTTGAGCCGGACGACGGGCAAATCACACCTGACCTATCTACGCGAGAGCCGGTTCTACCAGACATTTGCAGGCAAAAAGCCGATGGCAGTGCCCGACCATCTATACATCGCCTTCGATGAAGACAGCCATGCTTTCACGCTGATCATGCATGATCTGCCCAATCATGTGCAGGGCAACCAGTTGGGCGAACCGAGTCGCGAGGAAGCTTTGCTTGCAGTCGATGCCGCAGCCAGCATCCATGCGGCATGGTGGGGCGATCCAATGCTCGATACGCTCGACTGGCCTAACGGTACCAAGGCGGTGCCGCCGCAACTCGACAGCGATGTCCTATTCGGCATGTTCTGGCCAGCATTTTGCGACCGCTATGGCGATCGCGTAAATGCAAACATGCGCACAGTTGGCGAGGCCTTTCTCGGCAAGCTCAACGCCAATTACGACACCCGCCAAAGCCCGCGCTGCCTGACCCATAACGATTTCAGGCCAGACAATATGCTTTTCAATGTCGGTGATCCGGTTAAACCAATCGTGATCGTTGACTGGCAAACAACCGGCGTGGGCATCGGTGTCGGAGATATTGCCTATTACACCGGCACCGCCTTCGATGCGGGGCATCGTCGTGACATAGAAGAGGAATTGCTCGCTCGCTACAAAGCGCAGCTGATTTCACGCGGCGTGCCGGAGCCCGACCTCGAACATATTCACGACGATTATTGCCGTTCTGCAGTAGCGGGCTTCCTGATGGGGGTAACCGCGGCGATGGTGGTTGAACGCACTGATCGTGGCGACGACATGTTCCTCGCCATGGCCCGCCGTTCGGCGGCGATGGTGCTTGACCATGGCGCCAAGGCGCTGCCGCAATGA
- a CDS encoding cyclase family protein translates to MTRFVDLSIPITNDVVSDPPVMRPQITYMTHENTWEQIAMFFPGLTREDLPDGEGWAVESLTLSTHNGTHMDAPWHFHSTTDSGASPAPSIDEAPLDLFFRPGVKLDFSNKPHGHVVSATEVEEELARIGYELQPLDIVLVQSGAVYGTDNFTDQGCGMGAEATLYLTERGVQVVGTDAWSWDAPFSHTARRWAETRDPSIIWEGHKAGRIRPYYQIEKLTNLASLPPFGWKLSCFPVKIERASAGWIRAVALID, encoded by the coding sequence ATGACGCGATTTGTCGATCTTTCGATACCGATTACCAATGATGTGGTTTCGGACCCCCCGGTCATGCGTCCTCAGATAACCTATATGACCCATGAGAATACATGGGAGCAGATCGCGATGTTTTTCCCGGGCCTGACGCGGGAAGACCTCCCCGATGGTGAAGGCTGGGCGGTCGAAAGCCTGACGCTGAGCACGCACAACGGCACGCATATGGATGCGCCTTGGCATTTCCATTCGACCACCGACAGCGGCGCCTCCCCTGCCCCGTCTATTGACGAAGCACCACTCGACCTGTTCTTCCGCCCCGGCGTAAAGCTCGACTTTTCGAACAAGCCGCACGGCCATGTGGTGAGCGCCACCGAAGTCGAGGAGGAATTGGCGCGCATTGGCTATGAGCTGCAACCGCTCGATATCGTGCTGGTCCAGTCGGGCGCGGTCTACGGCACCGACAATTTCACCGATCAAGGCTGCGGCATGGGTGCTGAAGCGACGCTGTACTTGACCGAGCGCGGCGTGCAGGTGGTTGGAACCGACGCCTGGAGCTGGGACGCCCCGTTCAGCCACACCGCCAGACGCTGGGCCGAAACGCGTGATCCGTCCATCATCTGGGAAGGCCATAAGGCCGGACGCATTCGGCCATATTACCAGATCGAAAAGCTGACCAACTTAGCCTCGCTCCCGCCTTTCGGTTGGAAATTGAGCTGCTTTCCAGTCAAGATCGAACGCGCAAGCGCCGGTTGGATTAGGGCTGTCGCGCTGATTGACTAG
- the alr gene encoding alanine racemase has product MSFAAPLRLRLDSEALIANWRAMASLSGNAQTGAAVKADAYGLGAREVVPRLWKAGCRDFFVAHWGEAEALADLIPTSSIAVLNGIAEQDVEAAIALGAAPVLNTPHQISLWKNANGRRCHVMLDSGINRLGIGPEQFSPKLFDRLDIDILLTHLASADEDVPQNAQQLTTFIAMSEGISAKRRSMANSAGIALGSDYHFDLTRPGLALYGGAAHLHLRTSIRQVVLPQARILQVRDVAAGSTVGYNATYTTQKRTTVATLAIGYADGYFRGFSNSGSICVNGTECLVLGRVSMDLITVDVSAAPEVAEGDWCDVNFDLRLASEWSGMSQYELLTALSDRADRRWI; this is encoded by the coding sequence TTGAGTTTCGCAGCACCGCTTCGGCTCAGGCTCGATAGCGAAGCCCTGATTGCAAATTGGAGGGCGATGGCCTCGTTGAGCGGCAATGCTCAAACCGGCGCGGCTGTGAAAGCCGATGCCTATGGGCTTGGTGCGCGCGAGGTCGTGCCGAGGCTTTGGAAGGCCGGCTGCCGCGATTTCTTCGTCGCACATTGGGGAGAAGCTGAAGCACTCGCCGATTTGATACCTACATCGAGCATCGCCGTCTTGAACGGCATCGCGGAGCAGGATGTCGAGGCAGCGATAGCACTGGGAGCAGCGCCCGTCCTGAATACACCCCATCAGATTTCGCTGTGGAAAAACGCGAATGGAAGGCGCTGCCATGTCATGCTCGATAGCGGGATCAACCGGCTAGGCATTGGGCCGGAGCAGTTTTCACCTAAGCTATTTGATCGGCTGGATATAGACATCCTGCTAACCCATCTAGCGTCAGCAGATGAAGACGTTCCGCAAAATGCGCAACAGTTGACCACGTTTATCGCGATGTCGGAAGGCATAAGCGCAAAAAGACGCAGCATGGCCAACAGCGCCGGGATTGCCTTGGGAAGCGACTATCATTTCGACCTTACCCGTCCGGGATTGGCCCTTTATGGCGGTGCAGCCCATTTGCACCTTAGGACTTCAATACGCCAGGTGGTGCTGCCGCAAGCCCGCATCCTGCAAGTGCGAGACGTGGCGGCGGGTTCGACTGTAGGGTATAATGCAACCTACACCACACAGAAAAGGACGACCGTTGCAACTCTCGCCATCGGCTATGCTGACGGCTACTTTAGGGGTTTTTCGAATAGCGGTTCGATTTGTGTAAATGGCACTGAATGTCTGGTGCTTGGGCGCGTTTCGATGGACCTTATCACGGTCGATGTGTCCGCCGCGCCAGAGGTTGCCGAGGGCGATTGGTGCGACGTCAATTTCGATTTGCGTTTGGCATCGGAATGGTCCGGCATGTCTCAATATGAGTTGCTCACCGCACTTAGCGACCGCGCCGATCGGCGGTGGATATAG
- a CDS encoding TonB-dependent receptor domain-containing protein, producing the protein MKKTRLMVTGSIVGLAMLSVQPAFAQSASPDAQADEDEEEVAEEDNAPILVTGSRISRPTLESPVPVTSVTAEELLSGGNLSVGDALNDLPSLRSTFSQSNSTRFIGTAGLNILDLRGLGTARTLTLVNGRRHVTVSPGDYTVDVNTIPSELIERIDVVTGGNSAIYGSDAIAGVVNFVLKKDFDGLRLTGQGGVSSRGDRGSYFGALTWGKNFADGRGNIAIAAEYSKSEPIKFTGRDYLTGAFSGRKQFNITEITSGEFPYGDGIFDNAFFTNIRNNNISDGGLVTGLCNAVAVLGNPLRCSPGSTAAASAGTSYVFDEGGNLIVNPITRDLRLIGSGNAVGGLGSTLSNYGDLIPEIERKSINLLAHFDVSDGFRPFLEAKYVDLNVFSETSPSFVQGGFLGTVSCSNPFVTAQNLAVLQGAGRCALPTSTFALNRNNVDLGIRSEDNKRETWRIVVGAEGTFNDDWKYEVALNYGKLDGRTVSLNNLQLFNADGSFGPYLNAFDAVLAPVGFSGTNFVNNAAGQRVICRVNAVTNVDSSCVPLNLLGNGRNDPRAIDYVMTDSFYGQKASQFVASAFVGGDFSELFELPGGPIAFALGAEYREEKGSISVDELTSSDATFLTALQPIKYPKLTVKEAFAELNIPLLRDMPFAQLLEFGAAARISDYNNAAGSTKAYNFTGIWAPIEDIKFRAAYSRSVRVPTQSALFDPLGQNFATIADPCDILNIGLGANRAANCAAAGVPVGFVNTPARSATLSIEQGGNPLLEEEKSDSYTVGVVIEPSFAPGFSITVDYYDIKVQNLIAFPTANLILNACYDSASIVGNPYCAQVNRLPGGLFDDPAVTVFPANFAKFTTKGLDVDLAYNHSFDNGDRLTYRVIGSWLRDRSQYTDPADPRFRNRLHGELGDPIWELGSSFSYKHKDLTLRYEFRYIGPQAVGTWESQHAMVNPCPANGLTGFAAGNAAGQPTTCTPFELALLGPLNADQFPEKYYKAQHFHDLRLNWEVNDKVSFYTGVDNVFDRKPPRGLLGTGAGSGIFDATGRYFYAGVRADF; encoded by the coding sequence ATGAAGAAGACTCGTTTAATGGTAACCGGTTCGATTGTCGGACTGGCAATGCTGAGCGTGCAACCTGCATTCGCTCAGTCGGCATCTCCCGATGCACAGGCAGATGAAGATGAAGAAGAGGTAGCGGAAGAAGACAACGCTCCTATTCTGGTTACCGGTTCGCGCATTTCGCGCCCGACGCTGGAATCGCCGGTGCCTGTCACATCGGTTACTGCGGAAGAACTGCTTTCGGGTGGTAATCTCTCGGTCGGCGATGCCTTGAACGATCTTCCCTCGCTGCGTTCGACATTCAGCCAGTCAAACTCGACCCGCTTCATCGGCACGGCCGGTCTGAACATCCTCGACCTTCGCGGTCTTGGCACGGCGCGTACTTTGACCCTGGTTAATGGCCGCCGCCATGTGACAGTTTCGCCCGGTGACTACACCGTCGACGTGAACACAATCCCGAGCGAACTGATCGAACGTATTGACGTTGTGACCGGCGGCAACTCGGCCATTTACGGTTCGGATGCGATTGCAGGCGTTGTCAACTTCGTACTGAAGAAGGATTTCGACGGTCTGCGTCTGACGGGTCAGGGCGGCGTTTCCAGCCGTGGTGACCGTGGCTCCTATTTCGGTGCGCTTACCTGGGGTAAGAATTTCGCCGACGGTCGCGGTAACATCGCGATCGCTGCAGAATATTCGAAGTCAGAACCGATCAAGTTCACCGGTCGTGACTATCTGACCGGTGCGTTTTCGGGTCGTAAGCAGTTCAACATCACTGAAATCACGTCTGGTGAATTTCCCTATGGTGATGGCATCTTCGACAACGCGTTTTTCACCAACATCCGCAACAACAATATTTCCGACGGTGGCCTCGTAACCGGTCTTTGCAACGCTGTAGCTGTTCTGGGTAATCCGCTGCGCTGCTCGCCCGGTTCGACTGCTGCTGCATCGGCAGGTACTTCCTACGTATTCGATGAAGGCGGCAACCTGATTGTAAACCCGATCACACGCGACCTGCGCTTGATTGGTTCGGGCAACGCTGTTGGTGGATTGGGTTCGACCCTTTCAAACTATGGCGACCTGATCCCTGAAATCGAACGGAAGTCGATTAACCTGCTTGCGCATTTCGACGTTTCGGATGGCTTCCGTCCGTTCCTCGAAGCGAAATATGTCGATCTGAACGTATTCTCGGAAACCAGCCCCAGCTTCGTTCAGGGCGGATTCCTTGGTACCGTGAGCTGCTCCAATCCGTTTGTGACCGCACAGAACCTTGCCGTATTGCAGGGGGCTGGCCGTTGCGCGTTGCCGACTTCGACATTTGCGCTTAACCGCAACAACGTCGACCTGGGTATCCGCTCGGAAGACAATAAGCGCGAAACATGGCGCATTGTTGTTGGTGCAGAAGGCACTTTCAACGACGACTGGAAATATGAAGTTGCGTTAAACTACGGCAAACTGGACGGCCGCACAGTTTCGTTGAACAACCTGCAACTGTTTAACGCTGACGGATCATTCGGTCCTTACCTGAATGCGTTTGACGCCGTTCTCGCACCTGTTGGTTTCTCGGGAACAAACTTTGTGAACAACGCTGCAGGTCAGCGCGTTATCTGCCGTGTCAACGCAGTGACCAATGTGGACTCATCTTGCGTACCGTTGAACCTGCTCGGCAATGGCCGCAACGATCCGCGTGCTATCGACTATGTCATGACCGATAGCTTCTATGGTCAGAAAGCCAGCCAGTTTGTTGCCTCGGCGTTTGTTGGCGGCGACTTCTCTGAACTGTTCGAACTTCCTGGCGGCCCGATCGCATTTGCATTGGGTGCTGAGTATCGTGAAGAAAAGGGCAGCATTTCCGTCGACGAGTTGACGTCGTCGGACGCTACGTTCCTCACCGCTCTTCAACCGATCAAATATCCCAAGCTGACGGTGAAAGAAGCCTTTGCCGAATTGAACATTCCTCTGCTGCGTGACATGCCGTTTGCCCAGCTGCTGGAATTCGGTGCTGCAGCCCGTATTTCGGACTATAACAACGCAGCCGGTTCGACCAAGGCCTATAACTTCACGGGCATTTGGGCTCCGATCGAAGACATCAAGTTCCGCGCTGCTTACTCACGCTCGGTACGTGTTCCGACCCAGTCGGCATTGTTCGATCCTTTGGGACAGAACTTTGCGACAATCGCTGACCCTTGCGATATTTTGAACATCGGTCTGGGTGCCAACCGTGCAGCGAACTGTGCTGCCGCTGGCGTACCCGTCGGCTTCGTTAACACGCCTGCTCGCTCGGCTACGCTGAGCATTGAACAGGGCGGCAACCCGCTTCTCGAAGAAGAAAAGTCGGACAGCTACACTGTTGGTGTTGTTATCGAACCCAGCTTCGCACCGGGTTTCTCGATCACCGTCGACTATTATGACATCAAGGTTCAGAACCTGATTGCATTCCCGACGGCAAATTTGATCCTCAATGCTTGCTATGACTCGGCCAGCATTGTCGGCAACCCCTATTGTGCGCAGGTTAACCGCCTCCCCGGCGGTCTGTTCGACGATCCTGCTGTGACCGTGTTCCCTGCAAACTTTGCAAAGTTCACGACCAAGGGTCTAGACGTCGATCTGGCCTACAACCACAGCTTCGACAATGGCGACCGGTTGACCTATCGCGTCATTGGTTCGTGGCTCCGTGACCGTTCACAGTACACCGATCCTGCCGATCCGCGTTTCCGCAACCGCTTGCATGGCGAATTGGGTGATCCGATCTGGGAGCTGGGTTCGAGCTTCTCATACAAGCACAAGGACCTGACCCTTCGCTACGAATTCCGCTACATCGGCCCGCAAGCCGTTGGTACGTGGGAATCGCAGCATGCAATGGTAAACCCCTGCCCCGCAAACGGTCTTACCGGCTTTGCAGCCGGAAACGCAGCTGGTCAGCCGACCACTTGCACGCCGTTTGAACTTGCTCTGCTTGGTCCGCTCAATGCCGACCAGTTCCCCGAGAAGTACTACAAGGCACAGCATTTCCACGACCTTCGCCTGAACTGGGAAGTGAACGACAAGGTTTCGTTCTACACCGGCGTGGATAATGTGTTCGACCGTAAGCCGCCGCGCGGCCTGCTCGGTACGGGTGCTGGCTCGGGCATCTTTGATGCCACCGGCCGTTACTTCTACGCAGGTGTTCGTGCCGACTTCTAA
- a CDS encoding MFS transporter, whose protein sequence is MANTTGAGEVTIDPKRDRLVITASSLGTVFEWYDFFVYGILGALIGKLFFPSDNPTAATLASLAVFGAGFGVRPLGAILFGYFGDKIGRKYTFLVTITLMGGATAAIGFLPTFAQAGIWAAALLLLMRCLQGLALGGEYGGAAIYVAEHAPKGKRGQYTSWIQASVAGGFLLAVIVVLATRTAMSTEDFEAWGWRVPFLISILLLAISLWIRLKLSESPVFAAMKEAGTVSKNPFTESFRYPGNVKRIFVAMFGVAAGLTVIYYTSQFYTLYFLTGTARVPETDALLYMAVGAAIAAPLYVAAGWMSDHFGRKKILLTGYALSMLLTFPLFWTMADAANPALSKATATNPVTLVAPDCDFNVFASKHETDCAKAYNFLSKRGISYTKSMGTETVLKVGNSDVKGFDEKAYVAALEEAGYPNESDPKERNGLLIIAMVAALVALSAMTYGQVAAILVEMFPAKIRYTSMSIPYHIGTGYFGGFLPLISQYIVVRTGGAFNGLWYGVGVVAMAFIVSLIWLPESKDKDLD, encoded by the coding sequence ATGGCGAACACTACAGGCGCAGGCGAGGTAACGATTGATCCAAAGCGCGATAGGCTGGTGATCACGGCGTCGTCACTGGGCACAGTGTTCGAATGGTACGACTTCTTCGTCTACGGTATTTTGGGCGCTCTGATCGGGAAGCTGTTTTTCCCTTCCGACAATCCGACAGCGGCGACTCTTGCCAGCCTAGCTGTTTTCGGCGCCGGTTTTGGTGTTCGGCCATTAGGAGCAATCCTGTTTGGCTATTTCGGCGATAAGATCGGTCGGAAATACACGTTCCTTGTGACCATAACGCTGATGGGCGGCGCCACTGCGGCAATCGGTTTCTTGCCGACATTTGCTCAAGCAGGGATTTGGGCCGCAGCGCTGTTGTTATTGATGCGCTGCTTGCAGGGTCTTGCCTTGGGCGGGGAATATGGTGGGGCCGCGATCTATGTCGCCGAGCACGCACCAAAGGGCAAGCGCGGCCAGTATACGAGCTGGATCCAGGCTTCGGTCGCCGGCGGCTTCCTTCTCGCTGTAATCGTGGTGCTGGCCACGCGTACGGCCATGTCCACTGAAGATTTCGAAGCCTGGGGATGGCGCGTGCCATTTCTGATTTCGATTCTACTGCTCGCTATCTCGCTTTGGATACGATTGAAACTCTCTGAAAGTCCGGTTTTCGCTGCGATGAAAGAGGCAGGCACGGTATCCAAAAACCCGTTTACTGAAAGCTTCCGTTATCCCGGAAATGTGAAACGCATTTTCGTGGCAATGTTCGGCGTCGCTGCAGGCCTGACAGTTATTTACTACACTTCACAATTCTACACGCTCTACTTCCTGACGGGTACAGCGCGCGTGCCGGAAACCGATGCGCTTCTCTACATGGCCGTCGGCGCTGCGATTGCCGCTCCGCTTTATGTCGCGGCTGGATGGATGTCCGATCATTTCGGTCGCAAGAAAATCCTTCTGACCGGATATGCCTTGTCGATGCTGCTAACCTTTCCGCTGTTCTGGACGATGGCGGATGCGGCTAATCCGGCTCTTTCAAAGGCAACGGCAACAAACCCAGTAACGCTGGTCGCTCCTGATTGTGATTTCAATGTTTTTGCGAGCAAGCATGAAACCGATTGCGCCAAAGCGTATAACTTCCTTTCGAAACGCGGGATCAGCTATACAAAGTCAATGGGCACCGAGACCGTCCTGAAGGTTGGCAATTCTGACGTGAAGGGGTTTGACGAGAAAGCCTATGTCGCAGCGTTGGAAGAAGCCGGATACCCCAATGAATCGGATCCGAAAGAGCGCAATGGCCTGCTGATTATCGCCATGGTTGCAGCGTTAGTGGCCTTGTCGGCGATGACGTACGGCCAAGTAGCAGCGATTTTGGTGGAGATGTTTCCTGCCAAAATCCGTTACACCTCGATGTCCATTCCATACCATATCGGAACCGGCTATTTCGGCGGTTTCCTGCCGCTGATTTCGCAATATATCGTAGTCAGAACCGGCGGTGCCTTTAACGGCCTCTGGTACGGAGTAGGCGTTGTAGCAATGGCATTCATTGTCAGTCTGATCTGGCTTCCGGAAAGCAAGGATAAGGATCTCGATTGA
- a CDS encoding DUF7065 domain-containing protein: MLTKGDEYPIHQTAEPIAFSGTDRNFYDRFFFCGYRPDGSGYFGAAFGVYPHLNIADAHFSIIKDGTQHCIHASRILGFERMDMHCGPIRIEVVEPLKTVRLIVDNHEGISADLTFEVRSAPIQEPRFTRRNGSRMMMDLTRFTVNCHVSGWVEVDGKREAYEGAFGTRDRSWGVRPIGAADPQPTIPATMPQFYWLWAPTNFPNLSLYAHVNEDEKGEAWNRRATLMMDGANQEGGMHFHDDRFTMNWAAGKRHATSARLDVRDDGGRNHVVTWEPIDTFMMKGIGYGHSEWVHGGFKGELAVEREDFRPADLDPLLMPHLHIQHVAIARHEGGGASSEGIGIVEQLVFGPHGPSGFKGLNDGAGA; the protein is encoded by the coding sequence ATGCTGACCAAAGGCGATGAATACCCGATCCACCAGACGGCTGAGCCAATTGCCTTTTCAGGCACCGACCGCAACTTTTACGACCGCTTCTTTTTCTGCGGCTATCGCCCTGATGGGTCGGGCTATTTCGGTGCAGCCTTTGGCGTATATCCGCACTTGAATATCGCCGATGCGCATTTCTCGATCATCAAGGATGGTACGCAACACTGCATCCATGCCTCTCGCATATTGGGTTTCGAACGGATGGACATGCATTGCGGGCCGATCCGCATAGAGGTTGTCGAGCCGCTCAAGACGGTGCGTCTCATTGTTGACAATCATGAGGGCATTTCAGCGGATTTGACCTTCGAAGTCCGCTCTGCGCCGATTCAGGAGCCGCGATTCACCCGCCGCAACGGTTCGCGGATGATGATGGATCTCACCCGTTTCACCGTGAACTGCCATGTTTCGGGCTGGGTCGAAGTCGATGGCAAGCGCGAAGCCTATGAAGGGGCCTTTGGCACGCGCGACCGGAGCTGGGGCGTGCGTCCGATCGGTGCAGCCGACCCGCAACCAACCATCCCCGCGACGATGCCGCAATTTTACTGGCTTTGGGCACCTACCAACTTCCCCAACCTGTCGCTCTACGCCCATGTAAACGAGGATGAAAAGGGAGAAGCCTGGAACCGCCGCGCAACACTGATGATGGACGGAGCCAATCAGGAAGGCGGAATGCATTTCCATGACGACCGCTTCACAATGAATTGGGCGGCGGGCAAACGCCATGCGACATCCGCAAGACTCGACGTTCGTGATGATGGCGGGCGCAATCATGTTGTAACTTGGGAGCCAATCGATACCTTCATGATGAAGGGTATCGGCTATGGCCATAGCGAATGGGTACATGGTGGTTTCAAGGGAGAACTGGCGGTTGAACGTGAAGACTTCCGCCCTGCCGATCTCGATCCGCTGCTCATGCCACACCTCCATATCCAGCACGTCGCCATCGCGCGGCATGAAGGCGGTGGCGCGAGTTCGGAAGGTATTGGCATTGTCGAGCAACTGGTTTTCGGTCCGCACGGCCCAAGCGGTTTCAAAGGGCTGAACGATGGGGCGGGCGCATGA
- a CDS encoding MAPEG family protein — translation MPVPVTAFVAAICALLLLLTAIDTVRQRIRAQAAFGDGGDAKLISASRSHGNLAEHAPIVILLLAFLELAHAWHLGLMGIGALFLFGRVMHIWGLYLPASTKPPLPRSLGVIITWLTLAALSGWTLYLLVTQNL, via the coding sequence ATGCCAGTTCCGGTTACCGCTTTTGTTGCAGCCATTTGTGCGCTGCTCCTTCTGCTCACCGCAATCGATACAGTCCGCCAACGTATCCGTGCTCAGGCGGCATTCGGCGATGGGGGCGATGCCAAGCTTATCAGTGCCAGCCGCAGCCACGGCAATCTCGCCGAACATGCGCCGATAGTCATCCTGTTGCTCGCGTTCCTCGAACTCGCGCACGCCTGGCATTTAGGCCTGATGGGGATCGGCGCGCTGTTCCTCTTTGGCCGGGTCATGCACATTTGGGGTCTGTATTTACCCGCGAGCACTAAGCCGCCGCTGCCCCGCTCGCTGGGCGTCATCATTACATGGCTGACGCTGGCTGCACTGAGCGGGTGGACGCTTTATTTGCTTGTTACGCAAAATCTCTAG